A DNA window from Rhinolophus sinicus isolate RSC01 linkage group LG10, ASM3656204v1, whole genome shotgun sequence contains the following coding sequences:
- the SPCS1 gene encoding signal peptidase complex subunit 1: protein MLQQLSSLPTQMDYKGQKLAEQMFQGIILFSAIVGFIYGYVAEQFGWTVYIVMAGFAFSCLLTLPPWPIYRRHPLKWLPVQDSGTEDKKPGERRIKRHAKNN, encoded by the exons ATGCTGCAGCAACTGAGCTCGCTGCCCACACAAATG GATTACAAGGGCCAGAAGCTAGCTGAACAGATGTTTCAGGGAATTATTCTTTTCTCAGCA ATAGTTGGATTTATCTATGGGTACGTGGCGGAACAGTTCGGGTGGACTGTCTATATAGTTATGGCTGGATTTGCTTTTTCGTGTTTG CTGACACTTCCTCCATGGCCCATTTATCGTCGGCACCCCCTCAAGTGGTTACCTGTTCAAGACTCAGGCACAGAAGACAAGAAACCAGGGGAAAGAAGAATTAAGAGGCATGCTAAAAATAATTGA